One window of Catharus ustulatus isolate bCatUst1 chromosome 3, bCatUst1.pri.v2, whole genome shotgun sequence genomic DNA carries:
- the LOC116993603 gene encoding visual pigment-like receptor peropsin, which produces LKCPWSCGISVKPEEIHSWEKSKCWLSWFGNSIVIFVLYKQRHILQPTDYLTFNLAVSDASISVFGYSRGIIEIFNVFRDDGFIITSIWTCQVDGFLTLLFGLASINTLTVISVTRYIKGCHPERGYCISNSSMSVALVLIWVAAFFWSAAPLLGWGSYTDRMYGTCEIDWAKANFSTIYKSYIISIFICCFFLPVTVMVFSYVSIINTVKLSHALTGLGDPTDRQRRIERDVTRVSIVICTAFIIAWSPYAVISIWSAYGHPVPNLTSILASLFAKSASFYNPIIYFGMSSKFRKDIFILFHCSKEVKDPVKLKRFKNLKPKQPQPSQKEEKYAPEMHPAPSPDSGVGSPTNTPPPANREVYFGILDTPSNNPNIECDRL; this is translated from the exons gttggTTATCTTGGTTTGGAAACAGTATTGTGATTTTTGTCCTGTATAAACAAAGACATATTCTGCAGCCTACCGACTACCTCACATTTAACCTGGCAGTGTCAGATGCCAGTATCTCTGTGTTTGGTTATTCACGAGGCATCATTGAAATCTTCAATGTCTTCAGAGATGACGGATTCATTATCACATCAATATGGACTTGCCAG gttgATGGTTTCCTGACACTTCTCTTTGGCCTGGCTAGCATTAATACCCTTACAGTGATCAGTGTGACACGCTATATCAAGGGCTGCCATCCTGAGAGAG GTTACTGCATCAGCAACAGCAGCATGTCGGTGGCGCTGGTCCTCATTTGGGTGGCAGCTTTCTTCTGGTCTGCAGCTCCCCTGCTTGGCTGGGGCAGTTATACAG ATCGCATGTATGGCACATGTGAGATAGACTGGGCAAAAGCCAACTTCTCTACAATCTACAAGTCCTACATCATCTCCATTTTTATCTGCTGTTTTTTCCTACCTGTTACAGTCATGGTCTTCTCATATGTGTCAATCATCAACACTGTCAAACTAAGCCATGCATTGACAGGACTGGGTGATcccacagacagacagaggagAATAGAGCGGGACGTCACCAGG gtttctATTGTCATTTGCACAGCCTTCATTATTGCATGGTCACCATATGCTGTCATCTCTATATGGTCTGCCTATGGTCACCCTGTGCCCAACCTTACCAGCATCCTTGCCAGTTTGTTTGCTAAGTCTGCTAGCTTCTACAATCCCATTATCTACTTTGGAATGAGCTCCAAGTTTCGAAAGGACATTTTCATCTTGTTCCATTGTTCCAAGGAAGTCAAGGACCCTGTGAAGCTCAAACGTttcaaaaacctcaaaccaaagcagccccagccttCTCAGAAAGAAGAGAAGTATGCACCAGAAATGCACCCAGCACCAAGCCCTGACTCCGGGGTGGGAAGCCCAACCAACACCCCCCCTCCAGCAAACAGGGAAGTGTATTTTGGTATTCTCGATACGCCATCCAACAACCCCAATATTGAATGTGATAGACTGTAA